The segment TACGGACCATGAATGCAAGGACTATGGCGAGGTCGTCGCCAAGCTGACGGATATCGTCTCCATCTATCACGATGAGAGCGACGCGCCCCGAGTTATTGAGACGATACTTTCCGGCGCTTTACCCAAGTAAGGGCTAAGGCTGCTGAAAAGCATGCGTCTGCGGCGTTGCTGCACAAGAGATCGGGCTCTCGCGTATGTCTAATACGCGTCGAGCCCGTTTCTTGTCTGCGCCTGGCATGCACACGCTTTTGAGCAGCCTTGGGGGAAGAGTAGTAGATTGGTGTCTATACTTGTGGCGGCGAATTGATCATCTAGTGCGTATAGCGAGATTTATTAACAGGTGTTCCTGTGCTACCCATTCCCAAAAAGGAGAGAGCTATGGAAAGTGGATGGTTTGTCATAATCGGTGCGGTGATCGGTGCACTTCCAGCGTTTGTCATATCTAAGATGAACAACAATGCGCATGACAAGCGACAACTTCGGCAGCTCGCTCTCGAAATGGCAATTAATGAACGCAATGCGGTTATTGACGTCGCGAAGGCAAAGGGGAGGCATGCTGGAATTCCGCCCCAAAGTGCATTTTTACCAGTAGCATATGCATCGGTTCAGGCTTTTTTGTCTGGTGATGTCAATTCCATCGATTTTGAAAAAACGTTTGCTGAGATTAATAAGTTGGCTTCTGAGAGTCAGACATATGCTGAGAAATTTTTTATTAAATAGTTGCGCAATGTCGGCTCGGCGTTCCCTATCCCTCGATCACCTTCTTCAAATCCACCCCGTACTTCTTCATGCGGTTGGCTACGGTGCCGCGGTTGACACTGAGCAGTTTGGCCGCCTGGGATTGGTTGCCTCCGGTGGTTTTGAGGGCACCAATCAACGCCTCCTTTGGGTTTTTTGTGACATCAAAGATAGAAGTTTGTGTCTCACCGGTGTTGTTAAGGCTATTTTTTTCTCTCTCATGCGGTGCTTCGATGCCAATGGGGTCGCAGGCATTGGCTCCTTCCTGAACCTGAGGAGGCAGATGCTCGGGGATCAGGGGACCTTCGTCGGTAACGACACAGGCGTATTCCAGAGCGCTCCTGAGTTCGCGGACATTGCCTGGCCATGGATAGCGAGCGAGTAGGCGCATGGCTCCCGGAGTGGCGCTGCAGGTTGTTTTTCCTGATCGCTTGCTGATCTCGGACATGAAGTGTCGGGCGAGTAGGGGGATGTCTGCCGTACGCTCGCGCAGCGGGGGGATGTAAATGGGGATGACATTGATGCGGTAGAAGAAGTCCTCGCGGAATTTTCCCTGGCGCACGAGCTTGTTCAGATCACGGTTGGTGGCGGTAATGATGCGCGTATCCACCTCCACGGGTCTGTGATCGCCCACCCGTTCGATGATCTTGCTCTCCAGCACGCGTAATAATTTGACCTGCGTGTTCAGGGGCACATCGCCAATTTCGTCCAGAAAGATATCGCCCTGATGCGCAGCTTCGAATCGTCCCTGGCGATGACGAATTGCCCCTGTGAATGCACCTTTGACGTGACCAAAAAGTTCGCTCTCCAGCAGGGATTCGTTGAGGGCTGCGCAGTTGAACTGCACGAAAGGCTGATTGGCTCGAGGACCCATGGTATGGATGGCGTGAGCAGCCAGCTCCTTGCCTGTTCCTGACTCGCCGTAGATGATGACGGGAGCATCAGATTGAGCCGCACGTTCCAAGATGGAAAACAGGCGGCGCATGGAGGTCGAGTTGCCCACCATGCCGTGAAAACCATTGCCGAACAGGCGTGAGAGTTCCTCGATCCTGCGGTCACGTTCTGTGATGGCGCTGATGTCCGTCAGGGTTTCCACGCTGGCCAGAGCCTCGCCATTCTCGGTCAACAGCGTAGCGTTCTTGATGACCTCCACCGTGGTGCCATCCTTGCGAATGATCCGGCAGTGCTGACGGGACTCCTTCTTGGTATCGAACAGCCGGCACCAATGGTCACGCCCTTCCTTGATGGAGAGTTTGCAGGCGTCACATTTCAGAGCCGTGCAGGGCTTTCCCAGCAACTCCTTGCGACTGAATCCCGTGAGTTTTTCCAGGGCTTCGTTGACCATGGATATCTTGCCATCGCGCCCGACGATGAGCAGGCCTTCGCTCATGGTCTCGATGATGCCTTCCAGATAGTTCTTCACCGCATTCTGCTTCATTGGTTCCTCATCAGTTATTCAGCAGTTGCTTAATCATGTGTTTAAATACTGCTTAAGTTATGTCTTGGCAAGGTTGTGGCGCTGGTGAGGACAGGATTCGGGAAGCCATGCCCGGTGGGGGCTTTGCTGATAATCCCTGGTGTGCAACGGAAACGGCACGACATCTGCTAAGATTCCCAGTGGATTGAATCGCCCAAGCGAGCGATGAGTCATCATTTACGACAAGCGAGATTTTTTGAATGAATAGAAGAACGTTTCTCAAGGCCCTGGGGGTGGGAGGAGCTACTGTGGCTGCCGCTCCCGCCGGGGCCGTTGCTTCTGCCACCGGCGTTGCGACCGCGACGGGTGAGGCAGAGGTGCCTTCCAACAAGGGTGAAGATCTGGCGACTATGCTGGATTTGTCCAAGTGCATTGGTTGCGGAGCATGTGTTGAGGCCTGTGCCGAATCCAATGGCCACAAGAAACCCGAGCCTGGCAATGACATTCCCGTTCCCATGCCGACCTCGCGAGCCAAGGCCGAAGACTGGTCGAGGCGGCGTGATGTCGATGACCGTTTGACTCCCTATAACTGGCTGACCATTCAGACCGCAGAGGTGGAGAAGGATGGGCAGTCTCTGGAAGTGAATATCCCCCGACGCTGCATGCACTGTGTGAATCCACCCTGTGCGGATCTCTGTCCGTTTGGCGCCGCGTTGAAGCAGAATGACGGCATTGTCCGCATCAATGACGATATCTGTATGGGTGGGGCAAAGTGCCGCAAGGTCTGCCCCTGGCATATCCCCCAGCGCCAATCCGGCGTGGGACTATATATGGATATTCTGCCTCGATTGGCGGGCAACGGCGTGATGTACAAATGCGACCGTTGCTATGATCGTGTGGCGCAGGGCGAACAGCCCGCGTGTATCGAGGCCTGTCCCGAGGGTGTTCAGATCATCGGTCCGCGTTCCGAGATTATTGCAAAAGCCAAGGCCCTGGCCACCAAGACCGGTGGGTATCTGTATGGCCTTGAAGAGGGTGGAGGCACCAATACAATATATGTATCGCCTGTTCCTTTTGATGATTTGAACAAGTCTATCGCCAAGGGGCCGGGGCAGCCGCACCTGGGCCCTGCACAAGACGTCATGGCCAGGGATGAAAGCCTGGCGGCAGTGGTTGCAACGGCTCCGTTTGTCGGGCTGGCAGCGGGGGTGCTGACTTTTGTGCGCGGGATGCGAAACGGGGATGGCGATCATGAAAAATAGTCTGTGGATGCCCAGAATTTGGATGGTCACAGTGCTCTTGCTGACCGTCACCGGTTTTGCGCAGATGCCGTTGTTTACCCGTTATTACATGACCAGCGTCCCCGGCTTCTCCTGGTTGGGCAACTTTGGGTTGACTCATTCGCTCCATTATATCGTTGCGGCTGTATTTTTGGCCCAAGTGTGCTATTGGGTTGGCAATACCGTTTTTGCAAGGGGCTGGGTTCTGACCCCGACGGGCCGTTGGCGGGTGCTGGCGGTAGTCCTGCTGGTCGTGACGGGTCTGGTCCGAATGGCTAAGAATGATTCCGGGCTTTGGTTCAGTCCTTCAGTGGTCATGGCCGTGGACTGGACGCATCTCGCCGCGACCATGGCCTTCGGGGGCTTGGCCCTGATTGCCCGCAGGCTTTCTCAACCGTACCTCGCTAAAAAACAGTGAAGAATGAACTGATTAGGAAAGGTAGATGTCTAGTCCCGTGGTATAGATGAATTTAATCTCCTACATTTTATCAGGGAAAAGTATTGGAAAATGACCGGCATGGGTGTAACGTGTGCGCCAAACCACGAAAAACAGGCGTAACCCATTGGAATAACTCCATGCCGGGAGGTAAAGGATGAAGCTGTCGACTCGTAGCCGTTACGGAACCAGAATGCTGTTGGACATCGCGGAGAACTCAAACGGAAAGCCCGTGTCCGTGAGTGATATTTCCAAGAGGCTTGGTGTCTCTGTGAAATATCTTGAACAGCTGATTCGCCCACTCAAGCGCGGTGGATACCTGGACAGCGTGCGCGGCCCCAAAGGCGGGCACGTTTTGACCAAGTCTCCAAGCGAAATCACCGTGGGTGAAGTGGTTCGACTGCTGGAAGGTGGGATCAATCTGACGGACTGTGTGGGTGACAGGGAGCACTGCTCAAGATCGCCGCAATGCAACGTCCGAAATGTCTGGGTCGAGGCCACTAAGGCCATGAACGACATTCTGGATTCCATCACGATCTCGCAGATCAACTACGAGAACTGCGGCTCCTAGCGGGGGTATACACCCCCGTTGTAACCGTTTGCGGCGTCCCGTATCGAGGCGCCGCAGAGACCGGGAACACCTGGGGGTGTCTGTATGACCGTATGCCTGTCTTTGGCTCGCGCCGCGCTTCTGGCGGTGTTTAGTGTAGCTCTTTCCCTGACGCTTGTGTCGGCGTCCGTCGCTGCTGTGGATACGTCCACTCCAGCGGGTGACAACGGCGCAGCCCCTGGCCGCAAGCTGGCGCGCCAGGCCGTGAAGGACAAGCAGCTCTGGATTACCTCGGACCATTCCAAGCACGAGGTCCTGCAACAGGACTTCAAGACTCCCGAGGATCTCACCAAGGCCTGCTTGACCTGTCACACCGAGGCAGCCACCCAGTTCCACAAGACCATTCACTGGACGTGGCTTGACCCCAATCTCCCCAAGGAAGAGCAGGTCGGCAAGGGTGGCCTTGTCATCAACAACTTTTGAATGAACGTTCAAAGCAACGAGGCTCGTTGCACAAGTTGTCATGCCGGTTACGGCTGGAAGGACAAGAATTTCGATTTCACGGACCAGAGCAAGGTGGACTGTCTGGTTTGTCATGATCAGTCCGGAACCTACAAAAAGTTCCCGACCATGGCTGGATATCCGGTCAAGGAGCCCAAGAAGTTCGGAGGCAAGAAGCAGTTCTATCCTCCGGATTACAAGACCATCGTGGCCAGTATCGGTCGCCCTTCACGCTCCAATTGCGGCTCCTGCCATTTCAATGGCGGTGGTGGCGATGGCGTGAAGCATGGCGACCTGGATTCCTCCCTGCTCAAGCCTTCCAAGAATCTGGATGTGCATATGGGGGTTGATGGTCAGAACTTTGGTTGTACCCGCTGCCACACCACCTCCGTCCACAATATCGCTGGCCGAATCTATTCCCATCCTGCTGCCGAGGAGCGCAAGAGCCTGCTCGAGGATGATCTGGCCACCAAGATCACCTGCGAGTCCTGCCATAGCGCCACCCCGCACAAGGCTGGGCACAAGGCCAATGACCATACGGACAAGGTTGCCTGTCAGGCCTGTCATATCCCCGAGTTTGCCCGTGAAAAGCCGACCAAGATGGAATGGGACTGGTCCACTGCCGGAAAGAAGAAGGACGGTAAGCCATATACGGAGAAGGGCCCACTGGGTAAGGACTCCTACAATTCCAAGAAGGGTTCCTTCCGTTGGGAAATGAACGTTGTTCCTGAATACTTCTGGTTCAATGGCACCATCGAGAGTGTGCGCGCCACCGATAAGGTTGATGATTCCGGAGTAGTCAAGCTCTCCTGGCCCGTGGGGGGCATGAACGATCCCAAGTCGCGTATCATGCCTTTCAAGGTGCATCGCGGGAAGACGCCTTATGATCCGGTGAACAAGAACATGGTGCTTCCGCATCTGTTCGGCAAGGATAAGGACGCCTACTGGAAGTCGTATGACTGGGGTCGTTCCATCAAGGCCGGTATGGACTATGCCGGGTTGGAATACTCCGGTGAATATGCCTTTATCGAGACCGAGTGGGTCTTCCCCACGACGCATATGGTTGCGCCCAAGGACAATGTCGTGGCCTGCAACGAATGTCATTCCGACGCCAGTCGTCTGAACAATCTGGCGGGGTTCTACATGCCTGGCCGCGATACCCATGCGGGTCTTGATTCCATGGGTTGGCTGGTCGTGCTGGCCTCGTTCATTGGCGTGTTTATTCACGGCGGGATGCGCATGGCCGCGCGCAATCGCAGGAAGGAGGACTAGATCATGCCCATGAAAGAAGGAATGAAGAAGATCTACCTCTATACCCGGTTCGAGCGCTTCTGGCATTGGGCTCAGGGGGCATTGATCATCACTCTGGCCCTGACGGGGTTCGAGATTCATGGAACCATCGATCTCTTCGGGTTCGAGCGGGCCGTGGCTGTCCATGACTTCTGTGCCTGGAGTTGGCTGGGGCTGTATGTGTTCATCGTGTTCTGGCTGCTGACCACCGGTGAGTGGAAACAGTATGTGCCGACCATGGAGAAGATCTATGACGTGGCCATGTATTACGCCAGCGGCATCTTCCGGGGCGAGCCGCATCCTGTGCCCAAGACGGTGCGGCGCAAGCATAATCCTTTGCAGCGCCTGACCTATGTGTCCATCTCTACGGTACTGATTCCGTTCCAGATCGGCACGGGGCTCTTGTATCTGTTCTACAACCAGTGGGCTGATCTGGGCATTGCCAACTCCATGTCTCTGGATATGGTGGCCCTGTTGCACATGATTGGCGCTTTCGGCTTTTTGGCTTTTCTGGTGGTGCATGTTTACATGACAACCACCGGGCACGCCGTGTCCGCACACATCATTGCGATGTTTACGGGTTGGGAAGAAGTCGAGGATGTGGATTCGGTTCAGGATTGGGAGAAGAAATCTGAACGTATTTGATTGAAATTATAACTATTGTAGATAATTGGAGGCCCTGTGGTGAGAATCTCGGGGCCTCTTTGTTGTTTTGGTGTTGCGTGTATCAACCATTGATGAATCAATTATATAAAAGCTTGTTGCCTTGCCTGTAGCAGTATATGCAACCCGATTGAATTCACTCTGTATTTGTTCGGAGAGCTGATATATCACAGGAAATGAAGGGATTGGATTGAATGAATTCTGTTCGTTGTTGCTTCTGTTTGTTTATTGTTTTTATGCTGTTTTCGCTTTGTCTTCCTGGTTATGCAGCGCAACAGTCAGTCCGTGTGGCCTTCAGTGAACTTCCTCCGTGGAAGATCATTGAGCCTGAGGGTGAAAAAACCGGGGTGGATACGGAATTTCTGTGGCTTGTGGCCAAACGGATGGATCTGCGATTGGAATTTGTCGAAGCCCCGTTTGTGCGCGGAATGCGGATGCTCGAAACCGGCGAAGTCGATATGATGACCGGAGTGTTGCGGCGGGGAAACCGTGAAGCCTTTCTGCATTTTATTGAGCCATCTTATAGGCATGATTCAAATAAGGCCTTTTATCTCAGGAAAGGCCAAGGCCATTTGATTCAGAGCTATGCCGATCTGTATGGCCTGACCATTGGGGTGGGGCGAGGTGGAAAATACTTCCCGAAGTTTGATAATGATCTACGCATCCGCAAAGAGGCCGTGAGTGACGGACGCCAGAATATTAAAAAACTGCTGCATGGCCGATTCGATGCTTTTATTCAGACCGAAACTGCGGCAGATTATCTGATCCGCAAATTGAATCTCGAAGACAATATAGAGAAGGCTCCATACGTTTATCATGAGGTGCAGCCGGTCTATATGGTGCTTTCCAAGCGCTCGGTTTTCGCTTCACGGCTGGGTGAATTCAGCCAAATGGTTCGCGATTTACTGCGTGAGGGAGAGTATGATCGGTTGCGATGGCGCTACTTGGCACATTAAATGTGTCTTTTCGAATCAAACTCAGAAGCGCCCCGGCAGTTCATGCCGGGGCGCTTCTGAGTTTGTGGGGACAAGTCTGTTGTTAACGTCTGGTCTGCGCATTGGCACTTGCACCGCTGGCTGTTCCTGTTGTCGATGCTTCCTCGGCTTGGCGCCGTTGTTGAGCGATCTTGACGTATTTCT is part of the Desulfovibrio ferrophilus genome and harbors:
- a CDS encoding 4Fe-4S dicluster domain-containing protein, translating into MNRRTFLKALGVGGATVAAAPAGAVASATGVATATGEAEVPSNKGEDLATMLDLSKCIGCGACVEACAESNGHKKPEPGNDIPVPMPTSRAKAEDWSRRRDVDDRLTPYNWLTIQTAEVEKDGQSLEVNIPRRCMHCVNPPCADLCPFGAALKQNDGIVRINDDICMGGAKCRKVCPWHIPQRQSGVGLYMDILPRLAGNGVMYKCDRCYDRVAQGEQPACIEACPEGVQIIGPRSEIIAKAKALATKTGGYLYGLEEGGGTNTIYVSPVPFDDLNKSIAKGPGQPHLGPAQDVMARDESLAAVVATAPFVGLAAGVLTFVRGMRNGDGDHEK
- a CDS encoding sigma-54 interaction domain-containing protein, whose translation is MKQNAVKNYLEGIIETMSEGLLIVGRDGKISMVNEALEKLTGFSRKELLGKPCTALKCDACKLSIKEGRDHWCRLFDTKKESRQHCRIIRKDGTTVEVIKNATLLTENGEALASVETLTDISAITERDRRIEELSRLFGNGFHGMVGNSTSMRRLFSILERAAQSDAPVIIYGESGTGKELAAHAIHTMGPRANQPFVQFNCAALNESLLESELFGHVKGAFTGAIRHRQGRFEAAHQGDIFLDEIGDVPLNTQVKLLRVLESKIIERVGDHRPVEVDTRIITATNRDLNKLVRQGKFREDFFYRINVIPIYIPPLRERTADIPLLARHFMSEISKRSGKTTCSATPGAMRLLARYPWPGNVRELRSALEYACVVTDEGPLIPEHLPPQVQEGANACDPIGIEAPHEREKNSLNNTGETQTSIFDVTKNPKEALIGALKTTGGNQSQAAKLLSVNRGTVANRMKKYGVDLKKVIEG
- a CDS encoding cytochrome b/b6 domain-containing protein, with the protein product MPMKEGMKKIYLYTRFERFWHWAQGALIITLALTGFEIHGTIDLFGFERAVAVHDFCAWSWLGLYVFIVFWLLTTGEWKQYVPTMEKIYDVAMYYASGIFRGEPHPVPKTVRRKHNPLQRLTYVSISTVLIPFQIGTGLLYLFYNQWADLGIANSMSLDMVALLHMIGAFGFLAFLVVHVYMTTTGHAVSAHIIAMFTGWEEVEDVDSVQDWEKKSERI
- a CDS encoding RrF2 family transcriptional regulator — translated: MKLSTRSRYGTRMLLDIAENSNGKPVSVSDISKRLGVSVKYLEQLIRPLKRGGYLDSVRGPKGGHVLTKSPSEITVGEVVRLLEGGINLTDCVGDREHCSRSPQCNVRNVWVEATKAMNDILDSITISQINYENCGS
- a CDS encoding substrate-binding periplasmic protein: MNSVRCCFCLFIVFMLFSLCLPGYAAQQSVRVAFSELPPWKIIEPEGEKTGVDTEFLWLVAKRMDLRLEFVEAPFVRGMRMLETGEVDMMTGVLRRGNREAFLHFIEPSYRHDSNKAFYLRKGQGHLIQSYADLYGLTIGVGRGGKYFPKFDNDLRIRKEAVSDGRQNIKKLLHGRFDAFIQTETAADYLIRKLNLEDNIEKAPYVYHEVQPVYMVLSKRSVFASRLGEFSQMVRDLLREGEYDRLRWRYLAH
- a CDS encoding tetrathionate reductase family octaheme c-type cytochrome yields the protein MTVCLSLARAALLAVFSVALSLTLVSASVAAVDTSTPAGDNGAAPGRKLARQAVKDKQLWITSDHSKHEVLQQDFKTPEDLTKACLTCHTEAATQFHKTIHWTWLDPNLPKEEQVGKGGLVINNFUMNVQSNEARCTSCHAGYGWKDKNFDFTDQSKVDCLVCHDQSGTYKKFPTMAGYPVKEPKKFGGKKQFYPPDYKTIVASIGRPSRSNCGSCHFNGGGGDGVKHGDLDSSLLKPSKNLDVHMGVDGQNFGCTRCHTTSVHNIAGRIYSHPAAEERKSLLEDDLATKITCESCHSATPHKAGHKANDHTDKVACQACHIPEFAREKPTKMEWDWSTAGKKKDGKPYTEKGPLGKDSYNSKKGSFRWEMNVVPEYFWFNGTIESVRATDKVDDSGVVKLSWPVGGMNDPKSRIMPFKVHRGKTPYDPVNKNMVLPHLFGKDKDAYWKSYDWGRSIKAGMDYAGLEYSGEYAFIETEWVFPTTHMVAPKDNVVACNECHSDASRLNNLAGFYMPGRDTHAGLDSMGWLVVLASFIGVFIHGGMRMAARNRRKED
- a CDS encoding FeS-binding protein, with product MKNSLWMPRIWMVTVLLLTVTGFAQMPLFTRYYMTSVPGFSWLGNFGLTHSLHYIVAAVFLAQVCYWVGNTVFARGWVLTPTGRWRVLAVVLLVVTGLVRMAKNDSGLWFSPSVVMAVDWTHLAATMAFGGLALIARRLSQPYLAKKQ